The following coding sequences are from one Methanosarcina sp. WWM596 window:
- the rrp42 gene encoding exosome complex protein Rrp42 translates to MKKMSEIIATLKKDYIYNLMVKGKRQDGRGFKDFRDLKLETNIISKAEGSAKVTLGNTQVLVGVKLQTGTPFPDSQDEGVIITNLELNPIASPEYEPGPPREDAIEMARVVDRGIRESGAIDIKKLCITMGESVWIVFIDVHILNNDGNIIDASCLAAIAALMTTVVPNEQHGLGENVPLAMKEEMPVGITLAKIGSKLMIDPSLDEEAVCETKLTIVSSSDGSVAGMQKMGSAPLTEAELFEAIDLALEKAAELRELYLKGLAKSE, encoded by the coding sequence GTGAAAAAAATGAGTGAAATCATAGCCACACTTAAGAAGGACTATATTTACAATCTGATGGTCAAAGGAAAGCGCCAGGACGGGCGCGGGTTTAAAGACTTCAGGGATCTCAAGCTCGAAACAAACATTATTTCCAAAGCTGAAGGTTCTGCAAAGGTTACCCTCGGGAACACCCAGGTTCTTGTAGGTGTGAAGCTTCAGACCGGAACTCCATTCCCAGACTCTCAGGATGAAGGAGTAATTATTACCAACCTTGAGCTTAATCCGATAGCTTCTCCCGAATATGAGCCAGGCCCTCCAAGAGAAGATGCAATCGAAATGGCAAGGGTTGTTGACAGGGGAATCCGGGAATCAGGCGCAATTGATATAAAGAAGCTTTGCATAACGATGGGAGAATCCGTATGGATTGTCTTTATAGATGTCCATATCCTGAACAATGACGGAAATATCATTGATGCATCCTGTCTTGCTGCAATTGCAGCCCTTATGACCACAGTTGTCCCGAACGAACAGCATGGACTGGGTGAGAACGTGCCCCTTGCAATGAAAGAAGAAATGCCCGTTGGCATAACTCTTGCTAAGATCGGTTCAAAACTGATGATTGACCCCTCCCTTGACGAGGAGGCAGTTTGCGAAACAAAACTGACCATAGTTTCCAGTTCGGACGGATCTGTTGCAGGCATGCAGAAAATGGGTTCTGCCCCTCTTACCGAGGCAGAGCTGTTCGAGGCAATAGACCTGGCACTTGAAAAGGCAGCCGAACTCAGGGAACTTTACCTGAAAGGGCTTGCAAAAAGTGAATAA
- a CDS encoding 50S ribosomal protein L15e: MVKSFYGYIRDAWKNPDETYVNELRWERLQVWRKQGSVTRIERPTRIDRARSLGYKAKQGIIVVRVNVRRGGLGKVRPNRGRRTQKLGTNKLSGGISIQRIAEARADRKYPNLEVLNSYWVGEDGKHKWFEVILVDPHHPVIKSDKNLNWVCDSSVRGRATRGKTSAGRKGRGMATRGKGTEKTRPSIRVHKSRGK; this comes from the coding sequence TTGGTAAAATCTTTTTATGGATACATACGTGATGCATGGAAAAACCCTGATGAGACTTACGTGAACGAGCTCCGCTGGGAGCGCTTGCAGGTCTGGAGAAAGCAGGGTTCTGTGACCAGAATTGAAAGGCCCACAAGAATCGACAGGGCACGCTCCCTTGGATACAAAGCCAAGCAGGGCATTATCGTTGTTAGAGTGAATGTGCGTCGCGGAGGTCTTGGTAAAGTAAGGCCCAACCGTGGAAGAAGAACCCAGAAACTGGGGACGAATAAGCTCTCAGGTGGAATAAGCATCCAGAGGATTGCTGAAGCCCGTGCAGACCGAAAATACCCGAACCTTGAAGTCCTGAACTCCTACTGGGTAGGGGAAGATGGAAAGCACAAGTGGTTTGAAGTCATCCTTGTAGACCCGCACCACCCTGTAATAAAGAGCGACAAGAACCTTAACTGGGTCTGCGACTCGTCCGTCAGGGGCAGAGCTACCAGAGGCAAAACAAGCGCTGGTCGGAAGGGCAGAGGCATGGCCACACGCGGCAAGGGAACTGAAAAGACCAGGCCGAGCATCCGTGTACATAAGAGTCGAGGCAAGTGA
- the psmA gene encoding archaeal proteasome endopeptidase complex subunit alpha codes for MQMAPQMGYDRAITVFSPDGRLFQVEYAREAVKRGTTAVGIKAADGVVLLVDKRITSRLVEAESIEKIFQIDDHIGAATSGLVADARALVDRARVEAQVNRVSYDELIGVEVISKKICDHKQTYTQYGGVRPYGTALLIAGVDDKRPRLFETDPSGALLEYKATAIGAGRNAVVEVFEADYKEDMNIEAAILLGMDALYKAAEGKFDAGTLEVGVVSLQDKKFRKLEPEEVGNYVQQILEKHKETENKE; via the coding sequence ATGCAGATGGCACCACAGATGGGTTATGACAGGGCAATTACGGTTTTCAGCCCTGACGGAAGACTTTTCCAGGTAGAGTATGCCCGCGAAGCGGTCAAAAGGGGAACAACAGCCGTAGGAATCAAGGCAGCTGATGGGGTAGTGCTGCTGGTTGACAAGCGAATAACCAGCAGACTTGTGGAAGCCGAATCAATCGAAAAAATATTCCAGATTGATGACCACATAGGAGCCGCAACCTCAGGGCTTGTGGCAGACGCCCGCGCCCTTGTTGACAGGGCTCGCGTAGAAGCCCAGGTAAACAGGGTTTCTTATGACGAACTCATAGGTGTGGAGGTAATCTCTAAGAAAATTTGTGACCACAAGCAGACCTACACCCAGTACGGTGGAGTTCGCCCATACGGAACTGCACTCCTGATTGCCGGCGTGGATGACAAAAGGCCAAGGCTCTTTGAGACCGACCCTAGCGGGGCTCTCCTCGAGTACAAGGCAACAGCCATAGGCGCAGGTAGAAATGCAGTTGTTGAGGTTTTTGAGGCAGATTACAAGGAAGATATGAATATTGAAGCTGCTATCCTCCTCGGGATGGATGCACTCTATAAAGCAGCTGAAGGCAAATTCGATGCCGGAACCCTTGAAGTGGGTGTCGTGTCTCTTCAGGACAAGAAATTCAGAAAACTGGAGCCTGAAGAAGTTGGGAACTACGTTCAGCAGATCCTTGAGAAACACAAGGAAACTGAAAACAAAGAATAA
- the rrp4 gene encoding exosome complex RNA-binding protein Rrp4 codes for MDKKIVIPGDLLSEEMKKAGYGTYIKNNKIYSSFCGIENLKEDKVGVIPLAGAYIPSVNDVVIGIVIVVTPSNWILNIAAPYDGLLHVSEYPRRVESRDMPEIMNVGDSAILRVKDVDSSMKVELALRDPSLHKLKTGQIVEVEPVKVPRVIGHGGSMISMLKKETNCSIFVGQNGRIWIDGKDEDVELLSKAIRKIELEAQRTGLTDRIYNFLKDERIKQKESKPITFFQNENKGATTGKEDHSEDIYRKIDVLLDSKN; via the coding sequence ATGGATAAAAAAATAGTGATCCCTGGTGACCTGTTATCCGAGGAAATGAAAAAAGCCGGATACGGGACGTATATCAAGAACAACAAGATCTATTCTTCGTTTTGTGGTATTGAAAACCTCAAAGAGGATAAAGTTGGAGTGATCCCACTTGCGGGAGCGTATATCCCCTCAGTGAATGATGTGGTGATAGGGATCGTTATTGTGGTTACTCCATCCAACTGGATACTGAATATTGCAGCTCCTTATGATGGTCTGCTCCATGTATCCGAATATCCGAGAAGAGTCGAATCCCGAGATATGCCTGAAATCATGAACGTGGGTGACTCTGCAATCCTCAGGGTAAAAGATGTAGACAGCTCCATGAAAGTCGAGCTTGCCCTGAGGGATCCGAGCCTTCATAAACTCAAAACAGGCCAGATTGTTGAAGTTGAGCCTGTAAAAGTCCCCCGTGTAATAGGACACGGCGGTTCCATGATCTCCATGTTGAAGAAAGAGACAAACTGCAGCATTTTCGTAGGCCAGAATGGCAGAATATGGATCGATGGAAAGGACGAAGATGTAGAACTTTTGAGTAAGGCTATTCGGAAAATCGAACTTGAAGCCCAGCGTACCGGATTGACAGACCGGATCTACAATTTTTTGAAAGATGAACGGATTAAACAGAAAGAGTCCAAACCTATTACGTTTTTTCAAAATGAGAATAAAGGCGCTACTACAGGAAAGGAAGATCATTCCGAAGATATTTACAGGAAGATCGATGTACTGCTGGACTCAAAGAATTGA
- the rrp41 gene encoding exosome complex exonuclease Rrp41, producing the protein MSNKPENLILITDDGLRLDGRRADEIRPMKIEVGVLSRADGSCYLEWGRNKILVGVFGPREVHPRRSQRPDSAVVRYKYNMASFSVEDRARPGPSRRSIEISKVSRDAFEPVIMAELFPKTAIDIFVEVLQADAGTRTAAINASSIALADAGIPMKGLITSCAFGKVEGQIVLDLNKEEDNYGEADFPVAMTQDGEITLVQMDGHLTPEEIKKGLELVKKGCKEILEIQQAVLRKKFETPVEDTTEETAETEKEVKKEETIPSPKSAPETAVVKEIEVKEEFGAEASEEPSADDVLSSEVIPDLEEELEEDIEEELKEDIEEELEEDIEEEFKEELEEDIEEELEEDIEEEPEEDIEEEPEEDIEEELEEDIEEELEAEEEEGDFEDEEKAGEEKFEAESEEDLEEDLEEDLEEDLEENLGEELEEEEVLEEKAEVEASFEGSPELKGFEEIEARFEKEAASREAEEEMGFEPEAEESIEEDLSFEEEAEVEETEAVSEETIESETDVEPESETGEVSTEAVEAEEEPEEEKSEGPWKVVKDPSEADTRGEKNE; encoded by the coding sequence ATGAGTAATAAACCTGAAAACTTAATATTAATCACTGACGATGGGCTGCGCCTTGATGGGAGACGTGCAGATGAAATAAGGCCCATGAAAATTGAGGTCGGCGTACTTTCGCGAGCCGACGGTTCATGTTATCTTGAATGGGGCAGGAATAAGATCCTGGTAGGTGTGTTCGGACCCAGGGAAGTCCATCCCCGCCGCAGCCAGCGCCCAGATTCGGCAGTTGTCCGTTACAAGTATAATATGGCATCATTCTCCGTGGAAGACCGTGCTCGCCCAGGGCCCAGCAGGCGAAGCATCGAAATCTCAAAGGTTTCCAGGGACGCTTTCGAACCTGTGATTATGGCTGAGCTGTTTCCGAAGACAGCAATTGATATTTTCGTGGAAGTGCTCCAGGCCGATGCAGGGACAAGGACAGCAGCTATTAATGCTTCAAGTATAGCTCTTGCAGATGCCGGAATTCCCATGAAGGGTCTTATTACCTCCTGTGCTTTCGGAAAGGTTGAGGGGCAGATTGTACTTGACCTCAATAAGGAGGAGGACAACTACGGAGAGGCTGACTTCCCTGTAGCAATGACCCAGGACGGGGAAATCACTCTTGTCCAGATGGACGGGCATCTTACTCCTGAAGAGATTAAGAAAGGCCTTGAGCTCGTAAAGAAAGGGTGCAAGGAGATCCTTGAGATTCAACAGGCAGTCCTTAGAAAGAAGTTTGAGACCCCTGTTGAGGATACGACGGAAGAAACTGCAGAAACTGAAAAGGAAGTCAAAAAAGAAGAGACCATACCTTCCCCCAAGTCTGCTCCGGAAACAGCAGTGGTTAAAGAGATTGAGGTAAAGGAAGAATTTGGAGCAGAGGCATCAGAAGAACCATCTGCAGATGATGTCCTTTCCAGTGAGGTAATCCCTGATCTCGAAGAAGAGCTCGAGGAAGATATTGAAGAAGAGCTCAAGGAAGATATTGAAGAAGAGCTCGAGGAAGATATTGAAGAAGAGTTCAAGGAAGAGCTCGAGGAAGATATTGAAGAAGAGCTCGAGGAAGATATTGAAGAAGAACCCGAGGAAGATATTGAGGAAGAACCCGAGGAAGATATTGAGGAAGAACTCGAGGAAGATATTGAAGAAGAGCTCGAAGCCGAAGAGGAAGAAGGGGATTTTGAAGACGAAGAGAAAGCCGGAGAAGAGAAATTTGAGGCTGAATCGGAAGAAGATTTAGAGGAAGATTTAGAAGAGGATTTAGAAGAGGATTTAGAAGAAAATTTAGGTGAAGAACTCGAAGAAGAGGAAGTTCTTGAAGAGAAAGCCGAAGTTGAAGCCTCTTTTGAAGGTAGTCCTGAACTCAAAGGATTTGAAGAAATTGAAGCCAGGTTTGAGAAAGAAGCTGCTTCCAGAGAAGCCGAAGAAGAAATGGGTTTCGAGCCTGAAGCTGAGGAATCTATCGAGGAAGATCTCTCCTTTGAAGAAGAAGCCGAAGTTGAGGAAACTGAAGCTGTTTCAGAAGAAACTATTGAATCTGAAACAGATGTCGAACCCGAGAGTGAAACCGGAGAAGTTTCCACTGAAGCGGTAGAGGCAGAAGAAGAGCCTGAAGAAGAAAAATCCGAAGGTCCCTGGAAGGTAGTAAAAGACCCCTCTGAAGCCGATACCAGAGGTGAAAAAAATGAGTGA
- a CDS encoding Rpp14/Pop5 family protein produces the protein MKRLLPSLRAKKRYLAFELISEEPAGRNDIVKEVISSASSLLGDVTTSDCDIKVLGFEDGKGIIQCSHTRVKETRAALAVLTRINGKRATLHVLGASGTVKRATEKFLQDYSPFEPEIQERKDSGYAYRKVN, from the coding sequence TTGAAACGCCTGCTTCCTTCGCTCCGCGCTAAAAAGCGCTATCTTGCCTTTGAGCTGATTTCAGAAGAGCCCGCAGGTAGAAATGATATCGTTAAAGAAGTTATTTCCTCTGCTTCCTCACTGCTCGGAGATGTTACAACCAGCGACTGTGACATTAAGGTGCTGGGATTTGAAGACGGAAAAGGAATTATTCAGTGCTCCCATACCAGAGTAAAAGAAACGAGAGCCGCCCTGGCCGTTTTGACCCGGATTAACGGAAAAAGGGCAACTCTTCATGTGCTGGGAGCTTCAGGCACCGTTAAAAGAGCGACGGAAAAGTTTCTACAGGACTACAGTCCCTTTGAACCTGAAATACAGGAAAGAAAAGATTCAGGATATGCCTACCGAAAGGTAAATTAA
- a CDS encoding RNA-binding protein, with the protein MIHHITMRVIAHATEDVSRVRETLDFFLSGVGVKEGSKLVEELEAEGHHGNPITILSVQLKRKAECLNFARFVHENFSEEDARMLRKEMPERLDDDTVFHLRFDKQAAYLQQVKLTNSSDAIIAKVKIETYPKNREKAGAIVEELFG; encoded by the coding sequence GTGATTCATCACATAACAATGCGTGTGATCGCCCACGCAACCGAAGACGTATCCAGAGTCCGCGAGACTCTGGACTTTTTTTTATCCGGTGTCGGCGTAAAGGAAGGGAGTAAGCTCGTTGAAGAGCTTGAGGCTGAAGGGCACCATGGAAATCCAATTACTATCCTTAGCGTACAGCTTAAAAGGAAGGCAGAATGCCTGAACTTTGCCCGCTTTGTCCATGAAAACTTTTCGGAAGAAGATGCGAGAATGCTCAGGAAAGAAATGCCCGAAAGGCTGGACGATGATACGGTTTTTCACCTCCGCTTTGACAAGCAGGCGGCATACCTGCAACAGGTAAAACTGACTAACTCTTCTGACGCTATTATTGCAAAGGTCAAGATCGAAACTTATCCGAAGAACAGGGAGAAAGCCGGAGCCATAGTGGAGGAGTTGTTTGGGTAA
- the rnp3 gene encoding ribonuclease P protein component 3, translating to MGKPKYYDFCVHATPDGNNTAPELVSLARHFGYSGIALANHSDKLPDKKPVLPSIGGFEVFRGIELVEENPSKLHSLIGKFRNSMDVLIVHGGAEAVNRAALENHRVDILNHPAFDRSSGLNQVLAKAAAENGVAIGITLRPFLHSRGSRRIRLLSDLKANLDLARKYDVSLVLCSDAVSCFDLRSPMETLALAEVCGLEEAEALDAISTVPERIITKNRPGPGYVREGIEVLEGEDFF from the coding sequence TTGGGTAAACCGAAGTATTATGATTTTTGTGTTCATGCAACTCCGGATGGGAATAATACTGCTCCGGAGCTGGTTTCCCTTGCCCGGCATTTTGGATACAGCGGGATTGCCCTTGCAAACCATTCCGATAAACTCCCTGATAAAAAACCGGTACTACCTTCCATCGGGGGTTTTGAGGTCTTTCGGGGAATTGAGCTTGTGGAAGAAAACCCCTCGAAGTTGCACAGTTTGATCGGAAAATTCAGGAATTCAATGGATGTCCTGATTGTTCACGGAGGGGCCGAAGCGGTCAACAGAGCTGCGCTCGAAAACCACAGGGTGGACATCCTTAACCACCCGGCTTTTGACAGGAGTAGTGGGTTAAACCAGGTGCTGGCAAAGGCAGCTGCAGAAAACGGAGTTGCAATAGGTATCACCCTGAGACCGTTTCTTCATTCCCGGGGTTCAAGGCGCATCCGCCTGCTGTCTGACCTTAAAGCAAACCTTGACCTTGCAAGGAAATATGATGTTTCCCTTGTACTTTGCAGTGATGCTGTGTCCTGCTTTGACCTGCGCTCCCCGATGGAAACCCTTGCTCTTGCTGAGGTTTGCGGGCTTGAAGAAGCTGAAGCTCTTGATGCCATAAGCACTGTTCCTGAAAGAATTATCACAAAGAACCGCCCTGGTCCGGGGTATGTAAGGGAAGGCATTGAAGTGCTTGAGGGAGAGGATTTCTTTTGA
- a CDS encoding 50S ribosomal protein L37ae: MAKKFTKKGRISRSAGRFGPRYGRKDRKLVADLEERMRAPHVCSKCARPTVKRIGTGIWKCSKCGHTFAGGTYIPSTSVGQTLLRTMKNIVEAK; this comes from the coding sequence ATGGCAAAAAAATTCACTAAGAAAGGAAGAATTTCCAGATCTGCAGGCAGGTTTGGTCCCAGGTATGGGAGAAAAGACCGAAAGCTTGTTGCAGACCTGGAAGAACGCATGCGAGCTCCGCATGTATGCTCTAAATGTGCCCGCCCCACAGTTAAAAGGATTGGAACCGGGATCTGGAAATGCAGCAAGTGCGGACACACCTTCGCTGGTGGGACTTATATCCCATCCACAAGTGTTGGTCAGACCCTGCTGCGCACCATGAAAAACATTGTTGAGGCAAAGTAA
- a CDS encoding ribosome assembly factor SBDS, protein MVSLDEAVTARLKRGSKHFEVLVEPEGALAYKRGEEINLEDILAVETIFEDANRGDRAAESDIINSFETTDPFKIAAVILKSGELQLTADQRKRMLEEKKKKVIYTISRNAINPQTRAPHPPARIERAMEEARVHIDPLKSVDQLVAITMKAIRPLIPIRFEEINIAVKIPPEYAPKAYGDISKAGSITKEEWQHDGSWVAIVRIPAGVQTDFYALINHLTKGEAQTKLL, encoded by the coding sequence ATGGTGTCCTTGGACGAGGCAGTGACTGCCCGGCTTAAAAGAGGCAGCAAACATTTCGAAGTACTGGTCGAGCCCGAAGGGGCTCTGGCCTATAAGCGAGGAGAGGAAATAAACCTCGAAGACATTCTGGCAGTTGAAACTATCTTCGAAGACGCAAACAGAGGGGACCGGGCAGCAGAGTCCGATATAATCAACTCTTTTGAGACAACCGACCCCTTTAAGATTGCTGCCGTGATCCTGAAAAGCGGAGAGCTTCAGCTTACCGCTGATCAGAGAAAACGAATGCTTGAAGAAAAAAAGAAAAAGGTTATCTATACCATTTCCAGAAATGCTATAAACCCTCAGACTAGAGCACCCCACCCTCCCGCAAGAATAGAAAGAGCGATGGAAGAGGCAAGGGTGCACATAGACCCTTTAAAAAGCGTAGATCAGCTGGTAGCTATTACAATGAAAGCCATTCGCCCGCTTATCCCGATACGCTTTGAAGAAATCAATATTGCTGTGAAAATCCCTCCCGAATATGCTCCCAAAGCATACGGAGATATTTCTAAAGCCGGAAGCATTACGAAAGAAGAATGGCAACATGACGGCTCATGGGTTGCAATAGTGCGGATTCCTGCGGGAGTCCAGACTGATTTTTACGCTCTTATAAATCATCTCACGAAGGGAGAGGCTCAGACGAAACTTTTATAA